The Parvibaculaceae bacterium PLY_AMNH_Bact1 genome window below encodes:
- a CDS encoding hypothetical protein (Derived by automated computational analysis using gene prediction method: GeneMarkS-2+.): protein MADPLLIMSSLFFTLSDHVTILPQRSIDDGEEIMSYVRPIGGFFAAVIVAIILGSIASTHFVLAALSDLGVAIPFSDRLAMTMQDIVGIAPLYGAIIGTGLLVAFIVAIFVSKLAPNLRWFVYLVAGGTAVGVTLFTLQTAFGGIMPISGARSTGGFIAQIAVGAIAGYVFATLTNKTQTA from the coding sequence ATGGCCGATCCCCTTCTCATCATGAGTAGCTTGTTCTTTACGTTGTCTGATCATGTGACCATACTCCCCCAAAGATCAATAGACGATGGGGAAGAGATCATGAGCTATGTGCGCCCGATAGGCGGTTTTTTTGCCGCGGTGATTGTCGCAATAATTCTGGGGTCAATCGCTTCCACACATTTTGTCTTGGCCGCACTCTCCGACCTCGGGGTCGCAATTCCCTTCTCAGACCGCCTCGCAATGACCATGCAGGACATCGTCGGCATCGCGCCCCTGTATGGGGCGATCATCGGCACCGGACTGCTGGTTGCTTTTATTGTGGCAATCTTCGTTTCAAAGCTCGCTCCTAATTTGAGGTGGTTTGTCTATCTGGTTGCAGGCGGGACCGCTGTCGGCGTCACACTATTCACGCTGCAAACAGCTTTTGGCGGCATAATGCCCATCTCAGGAGCCCGGTCTACAGGCGGCTTCATTGCACAGATCGCCGTCGGAGCCATCGCAGGATACGTCTTCGCAACGCTTACTAACAAAACACAGACTGCCTGA
- the cysN gene encoding sulfate adenylyltransferase subunit CysN (Derived by automated computational analysis using gene prediction method: Protein Homology. GO_function: GO:0003924 - GTPase activity [Evidence IEA]; GO_function: GO:0005525 - GTP binding [Evidence IEA]; GO_process: GO:0006790 - sulfur compound metabolic process [Evidence IEA]), protein MAHQSALIETDIEAYLDAQENKSFLRFLTCGSVDDGKSTLIGRLLYDSKLIFEDQLAALEADSKKLGTQGDDFDFALLVDGLAAEREQGITIDVAYRFFSTDKRKFIVADTPGHEQYTRNMATGASTADVAIILVDARKGMLTQTRRHSYIASLLGIKHVIVAINKMDLVDYSQDTFNEIEAAYREFAAQLNFSTIKCIPVSALKGANITVPSPEDTPWYKGPALLQELEEIEVDSEAGAQAFRFPVQWVNRPNLDFRGFSGTIAGGAVKVGDEVIVMPSASRSKVERIVTATGDLEEAQTGQSITLTLEDEVDVSRGDVICGGQAPSLISDQFAAHLLWMREEEMLPGRQYYMKIHNKLVSASVSELKHKVNVNTLEQQAGKTLELNEVGVCNISLDQAIAYDAYADNRDTGSFILIDRRTNETVGVGMLDFSLRRAQNVVWQELKVDKETRAEQKHQKPAVLWFTGLSGSGKSTIANLVEQKLYDRGRHTYTLDGDNVRHGLNKDLGFTDVDRVENIRRVGETSKLMVDAGLIVLVSFISPFISERRLARRLVEENEFIEIFVNTSLELCEQRDPKGLYKKARAGEIKNFTGIDSDYEAPEAAEIEVKTDNVSAEEAADQIIDYLEKQGYLSAR, encoded by the coding sequence ATGGCACACCAATCGGCTCTCATCGAAACAGATATCGAAGCCTATCTTGACGCTCAAGAAAACAAGAGCTTTCTGCGCTTCCTGACCTGCGGCAGCGTGGATGATGGGAAGAGCACGCTTATCGGGCGTCTGCTTTATGATTCCAAGCTGATCTTTGAAGATCAACTGGCAGCACTGGAGGCTGACAGCAAAAAGCTCGGCACCCAGGGCGATGATTTTGACTTTGCTCTGCTTGTTGATGGCCTCGCAGCCGAGCGGGAGCAGGGCATTACAATTGACGTCGCCTATCGTTTCTTCTCGACAGACAAGCGTAAGTTCATCGTCGCCGATACTCCCGGCCACGAGCAGTACACGCGCAATATGGCGACGGGTGCCTCTACTGCGGACGTGGCGATTATTCTTGTCGATGCCCGCAAAGGCATGCTGACCCAGACGCGCCGCCATTCCTATATTGCATCCCTCTTGGGCATCAAGCATGTGATCGTTGCGATCAACAAGATGGATCTGGTCGACTATTCGCAAGACACATTCAATGAGATTGAAGCGGCTTATCGGGAATTTGCAGCGCAGCTGAATTTCTCAACCATCAAATGCATTCCTGTCTCAGCTCTTAAAGGGGCAAACATCACAGTCCCAAGTCCCGAAGATACGCCTTGGTACAAGGGGCCGGCCCTTCTTCAGGAACTGGAAGAAATTGAAGTTGATAGCGAAGCTGGAGCCCAAGCGTTTCGTTTTCCGGTTCAATGGGTAAACCGGCCCAATCTGGATTTTCGCGGATTTAGCGGCACGATTGCCGGTGGGGCTGTCAAGGTGGGTGATGAGGTTATCGTCATGCCGTCGGCATCTCGCAGCAAGGTTGAGCGTATTGTTACGGCAACCGGTGACCTGGAAGAAGCGCAGACAGGCCAGTCGATAACACTGACGCTGGAAGATGAGGTTGATGTCAGTCGTGGTGATGTTATCTGCGGCGGCCAAGCGCCATCGTTGATTTCTGATCAGTTTGCGGCACACCTTTTGTGGATGCGTGAAGAGGAAATGCTGCCGGGTCGACAATATTACATGAAGATCCACAACAAGCTTGTGTCTGCGTCGGTCTCTGAGCTTAAGCACAAGGTCAATGTCAATACGCTTGAGCAGCAGGCAGGTAAGACCCTTGAGCTCAATGAGGTTGGTGTTTGCAATATCAGCCTGGATCAGGCGATTGCTTATGATGCCTATGCCGATAACAGGGATACCGGCAGCTTTATTCTTATTGATCGGCGCACCAACGAAACAGTTGGTGTGGGCATGCTCGACTTCTCCCTCCGCCGCGCACAGAACGTTGTGTGGCAGGAACTGAAAGTTGACAAAGAAACGCGTGCTGAACAGAAGCACCAGAAACCTGCCGTGCTGTGGTTTACGGGCTTAAGTGGTTCCGGAAAATCAACGATCGCCAATCTCGTGGAGCAGAAACTCTATGACCGCGGTCGGCACACCTACACGCTAGATGGTGACAATGTTCGGCACGGTCTCAACAAGGACCTGGGTTTCACGGATGTAGACCGGGTTGAAAATATTCGCCGTGTTGGTGAAACCTCGAAACTGATGGTGGATGCCGGGCTTATCGTGCTGGTGTCGTTCATCTCACCCTTTATCAGTGAGCGTCGTTTAGCGCGCAGACTGGTTGAGGAGAATGAGTTCATTGAGATTTTTGTGAACACATCGTTGGAGCTTTGTGAGCAACGCGATCCGAAAGGCCTCTATAAAAAGGCTCGGGCCGGTGAAATCAAAAATTTCACGGGCATTGATTCAGACTATGAAGCGCCTGAAGCAGCGGAGATAGAAGTCAAAACAGATAACGTCTCGGCTGAAGAAGCGGCCGATCAGATCATCGATTATCTGGAAAAACAGGGATATCTGTCTGCTCGTTGA
- the cysD gene encoding sulfate adenylyltransferase subunit CysD (Derived by automated computational analysis using gene prediction method: Protein Homology. GO_function: GO:0004781 - sulfate adenylyltransferase (ATP) activity [Evidence IEA]; GO_process: GO:0019419 - sulfate reduction [Evidence IEA]) yields MRALTHLERLEAESIHIIREVAAACENPVMLYSIGKDSAVMLHLAMKAFYPSKPPFPLMHVDTTWKFREMIEFRDRVAEKYGLDLIVHTNQEGVAQGVGPFTHGSQLHTQIMKTDALKQALDKYKFDAAFGGARRDEEKSRAKERIFSFRSEQHRWDPKNQRPELWSLYNTRMHSGESLRVFPISNWTELDIWQYIHKENIDIVPLYYSAKRPVVERDGQLIMVDDDRMKLAEGEVPEMKSVRFRTLGCYPLTGAVESEAATLPDIIQEMLLTTSSERQGRMIDHDAAASMEKKKQEGYF; encoded by the coding sequence ATGCGGGCGCTTACCCATCTCGAACGGCTAGAAGCTGAGAGCATTCATATTATCCGCGAAGTTGCCGCGGCGTGTGAAAACCCGGTGATGTTGTATTCCATCGGCAAAGATTCAGCTGTCATGCTGCATTTGGCCATGAAGGCTTTCTATCCGTCGAAGCCGCCCTTTCCTTTGATGCATGTGGACACGACCTGGAAATTCCGGGAGATGATCGAGTTTCGCGACCGCGTTGCAGAGAAATATGGTCTCGATCTCATCGTTCATACGAACCAGGAAGGTGTCGCGCAGGGGGTAGGTCCCTTCACCCATGGGTCTCAGCTGCATACACAGATCATGAAGACCGATGCGCTGAAACAGGCGCTCGACAAGTACAAGTTTGACGCTGCATTTGGTGGCGCGCGTCGGGATGAAGAGAAATCTCGCGCGAAGGAACGGATTTTCTCCTTTCGATCCGAACAGCATAGGTGGGATCCGAAGAACCAACGTCCCGAGCTTTGGAGCCTTTACAACACCCGTATGCATTCTGGCGAAAGCTTGCGGGTGTTTCCGATCTCGAACTGGACCGAGCTCGACATCTGGCAATATATCCATAAAGAAAATATCGACATCGTGCCGCTCTATTACTCTGCTAAACGCCCGGTCGTAGAGCGCGATGGTCAGCTGATTATGGTGGATGACGACCGCATGAAATTGGCTGAAGGTGAAGTGCCTGAAATGAAGTCCGTTCGGTTCCGCACACTTGGGTGTTACCCGCTGACCGGCGCGGTTGAATCTGAAGCAGCAACATTGCCTGATATTATTCAAGAGATGTTGTTGACCACGTCCTCTGAACGACAGGGTCGGATGATTGACCATGATGCAGCTGCATCCATGGAGAAGAAGAAGCAGGAGGGCTATTTCTGA
- a CDS encoding ATP-binding cassette domain-containing protein (Derived by automated computational analysis using gene prediction method: Protein Homology. GO_function: GO:0005524 - ATP binding [Evidence IEA]), whose protein sequence is MAPPLLTLQDVHLTFGGTPLLVGADLTIEAGARLCLVGRNGSGKSTLLKIAAGLVEADEGERFLQPGVTVRYLAQEPDFAGFSTTQEFAEAGLTEGDDHYRAEYLLNELGLTGNEDPSNLSGGETRRAALAQALAPEPDILMLDEPTNHLDLPAIEWLEKELSKTRSALVLISHDRRFLTTLSRSTVWLDRGTTKRLGKGFGEFEAWRDQLLEEEERDAHKMQRKVAREEHWLRYGVTARRKRNVRRLGDLHQLRADAAKARSDLNRGTAKVDLTAQEGRLSGKLVFEADAIAKSFDDKPIIRNFSTRILRGDRVGIIGPNGAGKTTLLNLLTGKLEPDSGTVRLGTNLETVTLDQKRESLPAGTSLKDALTGGGKDMVMVGDTQRHVISYMKDFLFSPEQAGTPIDELSGGEKGRLMLARALAKPSNLLILDEPTNDLDLETLDLLQEMLGAYQGTVLLVSHDRDFLDRLVTSVINAEGNGDWQEYAGGYSDMTHQRKPVESEIADQNTKPKKANTNSSKSAPSKGKLSFKDKHALEILPKEMSKLEQRIHKLKDTLAEADFFARDPEGFQKTAKDLETAEASLAEMEEEWLKLEMKREEIEGGS, encoded by the coding sequence ATGGCTCCTCCTCTTCTTACCCTCCAAGACGTTCACCTGACCTTTGGCGGCACCCCCCTTCTAGTCGGCGCAGATCTGACAATAGAAGCAGGTGCACGCCTTTGCCTTGTGGGACGCAACGGCTCGGGAAAGTCGACCTTATTGAAGATCGCTGCCGGTCTGGTCGAGGCGGATGAGGGCGAAAGGTTCCTCCAACCTGGTGTGACCGTAAGGTACCTGGCACAAGAACCAGACTTTGCTGGATTCTCGACAACCCAAGAATTCGCAGAAGCGGGTCTGACCGAAGGCGATGACCATTACCGGGCGGAGTACCTCCTCAACGAACTGGGCCTGACCGGGAATGAAGACCCGTCCAACCTCTCTGGTGGCGAAACGCGCCGCGCCGCTCTCGCCCAAGCGCTGGCACCTGAGCCCGATATCCTCATGCTAGATGAGCCGACCAACCATCTGGATTTACCTGCCATTGAATGGCTGGAAAAAGAACTGAGCAAAACCCGCTCGGCTCTTGTGCTCATCAGCCATGACCGACGCTTTCTAACAACGCTTTCCCGGTCAACCGTTTGGCTTGATCGAGGCACCACCAAGAGGTTGGGCAAGGGCTTTGGGGAATTTGAAGCCTGGCGCGATCAACTCTTGGAAGAAGAAGAGCGCGACGCCCACAAAATGCAGCGCAAAGTCGCCCGCGAAGAACACTGGCTTCGCTACGGCGTCACCGCGCGGCGAAAGCGGAATGTCAGACGGCTAGGCGATCTTCACCAACTTCGGGCAGACGCCGCAAAAGCCAGAAGCGACCTCAACAGAGGAACCGCAAAAGTCGACCTGACTGCACAGGAAGGTCGTCTGTCGGGCAAGCTTGTCTTTGAGGCAGATGCCATTGCCAAAAGCTTCGATGACAAACCCATCATCAGGAATTTCTCGACCCGCATTCTCCGCGGAGATCGGGTTGGCATTATCGGTCCGAACGGTGCTGGTAAAACAACCCTGCTCAACCTGCTGACAGGAAAACTGGAACCTGACAGTGGCACCGTGCGCCTGGGCACAAACCTTGAAACCGTAACGCTCGATCAAAAGCGCGAAAGTCTGCCCGCGGGGACCAGTCTCAAAGACGCCCTGACAGGCGGCGGAAAAGACATGGTCATGGTGGGCGACACCCAGCGCCATGTCATTTCCTATATGAAGGATTTCCTCTTCTCCCCTGAACAGGCAGGCACCCCCATCGACGAACTATCCGGCGGAGAGAAAGGCCGGTTGATGCTTGCACGAGCCTTGGCGAAGCCATCGAACCTTCTGATCCTTGATGAGCCAACAAACGACCTCGACCTGGAGACACTTGATCTCCTTCAGGAAATGCTTGGCGCCTATCAGGGGACCGTGCTGCTCGTATCCCATGATCGCGACTTTCTTGACCGGCTTGTGACCTCCGTCATCAATGCCGAAGGAAACGGTGATTGGCAGGAATATGCAGGCGGCTATTCGGATATGACGCACCAGCGCAAACCGGTTGAATCAGAGATCGCCGACCAAAACACAAAGCCCAAAAAGGCAAACACGAACAGCAGCAAATCTGCGCCTTCCAAAGGAAAACTCTCTTTCAAAGACAAACACGCTTTGGAAATACTGCCCAAAGAAATGAGCAAACTGGAACAGCGCATCCACAAACTCAAAGACACTCTGGCGGAAGCCGACTTTTTTGCGCGCGACCCGGAAGGGTTCCAAAAGACAGCCAAAGATCTTGAAACTGCTGAGGCCTCACTTGCAG